In a genomic window of Primulina huaijiensis isolate GDHJ02 chromosome 10, ASM1229523v2, whole genome shotgun sequence:
- the LOC140985685 gene encoding uncharacterized protein produces MASATTRHPFTLFKLHNTQPQTLIKTPAFFKPRRSIIISTTWIKSTDVSNEDKSISEEAPKVDKRRQDEKFAVINTGIYECRSCGYKYDEGIGDPSYPIPPGLPFDRLPDDWRCPTCGASQSFFESKRMEIAGFAQNQQFGLGGNALTSGQKAVLIYGSLLLSFALFLSGYFIQ; encoded by the coding sequence ATGGCTTCCGCAACAACCAGACACCCATTTACACTCTTTAAACTGCACAACACTCAACCTCAAACACTAATCAAAACACCCGCGTTTTTCAAGCCTCGGAGATCCATTATCATCTCCACTACTTGGATCAAGTCCACTGATGTGTCCAATGAAGACAAATCCATTTCAGAAGAAGCGCCAAAAGTCGACAAGAGAAGACAGGACGAGAAATTTGCTGTGATAAACACTGGGATTTACGAATGCAGATCTTGTGGTTACAAATACGACGAGGGTATTGGGGACCCTTCGTATCCGATTCCACCTGGTTTGCCATTCGATCGGCTTCCGGATGATTGGAGATGCCCCACTTGCGGTGCTTCGCAGAGTTTCTTCGAGAGTAAGCGCATGGAAATCGCGGGGTTTGCTCAGAATCAGCAGTTCGGATTGGGGGGTAATGCGCTTACTTCGGGTCAGAAAGCTGTCCTCATATATGGTAGTTTGCTTCTTTCATTTGCTCTCTTCTTGTCtggttattttattcaataa